The Ruania alba genome window below encodes:
- a CDS encoding alpha-D-ribose 1-methylphosphonate 5-triphosphate diphosphatase yields MSTTISAVRQGWRFGTTPADYVISDVHVVLPGRVTDRAAVAVENGLIAEVVESAKIRGDVDGGGLLLAPGLIDVHSDALEKERTPRPSAELPWDYAMASFEGKVVAAGITTVFHGAGFHNKVSDGVARRPSLALELCDVVDAFTSTRVDHRVLHRFNVRSDQGAELIGTRIADLSPGTGPILLSHEDHTPGQGQYADVGHFIDTLVESGEDRAEVERRVQERMEQAARTEHVREANLTWAGELASSGRARLLGHDPDTAEAIDQLLARGGAVAEFPTTLAAARRARECGLLTVAGAPNVLRGSSHSGNVSAAELITAGLVDALASDYLPSGLLGSLAVLRRDLGVEPPEAFRLLTAGPAAVAGLSDRGRIEPGLRADLVLVDLDRQWPTAVSTFSATGVRA; encoded by the coding sequence ATGAGCACGACCATCTCAGCAGTGCGGCAGGGCTGGCGGTTCGGCACCACCCCGGCCGACTACGTCATCTCCGACGTCCACGTAGTGCTTCCCGGGCGGGTCACCGATCGGGCGGCGGTCGCCGTCGAGAACGGGCTGATCGCCGAGGTGGTGGAGTCGGCCAAGATCCGCGGTGACGTGGACGGCGGCGGGCTGCTGCTCGCGCCTGGCCTGATCGATGTGCACAGCGATGCGCTGGAGAAGGAGCGCACCCCGCGTCCGTCGGCCGAGCTGCCGTGGGACTACGCGATGGCGTCCTTCGAAGGCAAGGTGGTGGCCGCCGGGATCACCACGGTCTTCCACGGCGCCGGCTTCCACAACAAGGTCTCCGACGGCGTCGCTCGCCGGCCCTCGCTCGCCCTCGAGCTGTGCGACGTGGTGGACGCCTTCACCAGCACCCGGGTGGACCATCGGGTGCTGCACCGCTTCAACGTCCGCTCCGACCAGGGCGCCGAGCTGATCGGCACCCGGATCGCGGATCTGTCACCCGGCACCGGCCCGATCCTGCTCTCCCATGAGGACCACACACCCGGTCAGGGCCAGTATGCCGACGTGGGCCACTTCATCGACACACTCGTCGAGTCCGGCGAGGACCGCGCCGAGGTCGAACGTCGCGTGCAGGAGCGGATGGAGCAGGCCGCCCGGACCGAGCACGTGCGCGAGGCGAACCTCACCTGGGCGGGCGAGCTGGCGTCGTCGGGAAGGGCCCGGTTGCTCGGGCACGACCCGGACACGGCCGAGGCGATCGATCAGCTCCTCGCCCGCGGGGGTGCGGTGGCGGAGTTCCCGACCACGCTGGCCGCGGCCCGCCGTGCGAGGGAGTGTGGGCTGCTCACCGTTGCTGGAGCTCCGAACGTGCTCCGAGGTTCCTCCCACTCGGGCAACGTGAGCGCCGCCGAGCTCATCACGGCAGGGCTGGTGGATGCACTCGCCTCGGACTATCTCCCGTCCGGGCTACTTGGCAGCCTCGCGGTACTGCGCCGCGATCTGGGCGTCGAGCCGCCGGAGGCGTTCCGGCTGCTCACGGCAGGTCCGGCCGCCGTGGCCGGGCTGAGCGACCGAGGTCGAATCGAACCCGGGCTTCGCGCCGATCTGGTACTCGTCGATCTCGACAGGCAGTGGCCGACGGCGGTCTCCACCTTCTCGGCCACGGGTGTGCGGGCATGA
- a CDS encoding ArsR/SmtB family transcription factor has protein sequence MSTPRTVACCTEVGPVPSRSDAERIAAVFKALGDPTRVTLLALITASAAGEMCVCDLTEPVGLSQPTVSHHMKVLVDAGLVQREQRGRWAYYRPSIGALVSATHELTGT, from the coding sequence ATGAGCACACCCCGGACTGTCGCGTGCTGCACCGAGGTCGGCCCAGTCCCCTCGAGGAGTGACGCGGAGCGAATCGCTGCCGTGTTCAAGGCACTTGGCGACCCCACCCGGGTGACGCTGCTCGCCCTCATCACCGCCAGCGCAGCCGGCGAGATGTGCGTGTGCGACCTGACCGAACCCGTCGGACTGTCCCAGCCCACGGTCTCCCACCACATGAAGGTGCTGGTCGACGCCGGGCTGGTGCAGCGGGAACAGCGGGGCCGGTGGGCGTACTACCGGCCCTCCATCGGCGCGCTCGTGTCCGCGACCCACGAACTCACCGGGACCTAG
- a CDS encoding alpha-D-ribose 1-methylphosphonate 5-phosphate C-P-lyase PhnJ, with amino-acid sequence MTATTAAPTLETLVAESGAENRPVVMDEQAKREVRRAVLSGICVPGYIVPFGSREMPVARGWGSGGLQVTLAIGGPDDTVKVIDQGDEEGVNAVNLRRLLVGVLGCSATADTAESTIVQSRHRVPEEHLGNHQTLVLQVPQSEPLRAVERSVYECKRRHAEADYAKMWVALYERLSLTGVMGTGAGHPVLVHGRYLMSPSPIPRWDVPRLHQSDSLTLLSHGRDKKIYAVPPYTDVEPLSFSDVPFEVEHLDGVTCAQCGTAESFMVETRTGEFICSDVQWCLKVRAGEADLDAHERLVPRHYYPDPNTRVRARAKVDPTEHVPPPAGVTAPGQDWSLRVDGLGRIFPGGRGSSEVVAAADVSFDVAPAEALGVIGESGSGKSTVMRCIVGDELDATGSVRIGAVDRGETNLLQLTPSERRALRTHVLSVVYQDPAAGLDLAISAGGNIADALVAAGWRSYHRIRRRAAELLERVEVPLNRIDDVVGQFSGGMRQRVQIAKALATDPQVLLLDEPTTGLDAAVAAGVLDLLRELLAERELAVVVVSHDFAVIDALTDRAVVMRHGRVVESGLTDQLFADPHHPYTQQLVAAARA; translated from the coding sequence ATGACCGCCACGACTGCCGCACCGACTCTCGAGACCCTGGTGGCCGAGTCCGGGGCTGAGAACCGGCCCGTCGTCATGGACGAACAGGCCAAGCGCGAGGTCCGGCGTGCGGTCCTCTCCGGCATCTGCGTGCCTGGCTATATCGTGCCGTTCGGATCACGGGAGATGCCGGTCGCTCGCGGCTGGGGCTCCGGTGGCCTCCAGGTGACGCTCGCGATCGGCGGGCCTGACGACACCGTCAAGGTGATCGACCAGGGCGACGAGGAGGGGGTCAACGCAGTCAACCTGCGCCGGCTGCTCGTGGGCGTGCTCGGCTGCTCGGCCACTGCCGATACGGCGGAGTCGACGATCGTGCAGTCCCGTCACCGGGTGCCGGAGGAGCACCTGGGCAACCACCAGACGCTGGTGCTGCAGGTGCCGCAGTCGGAGCCGCTGCGCGCGGTCGAGCGCTCGGTCTATGAGTGCAAGCGCCGCCACGCCGAGGCCGACTACGCCAAGATGTGGGTGGCGCTGTACGAGCGGCTCTCCCTCACCGGCGTGATGGGCACCGGGGCCGGTCACCCGGTGCTCGTGCACGGGCGCTACCTGATGTCGCCCAGCCCGATCCCGCGCTGGGACGTGCCGCGACTGCACCAGAGCGACAGTCTCACCCTCCTCAGCCACGGCCGCGACAAGAAGATCTACGCCGTCCCGCCCTACACCGACGTCGAACCGCTGTCCTTCTCCGATGTGCCCTTCGAGGTCGAGCACCTCGACGGCGTCACCTGCGCCCAGTGCGGGACCGCCGAGTCGTTCATGGTGGAGACCAGGACCGGCGAGTTCATCTGCTCGGACGTGCAGTGGTGCCTGAAGGTCCGCGCCGGCGAGGCCGACCTCGACGCCCATGAGCGCCTCGTGCCCCGGCACTACTACCCCGACCCGAATACCCGTGTACGGGCCCGGGCGAAGGTCGATCCCACCGAGCACGTCCCACCGCCGGCCGGCGTGACCGCCCCCGGGCAGGACTGGTCGTTACGGGTAGACGGGCTCGGCAGGATCTTCCCCGGCGGGCGCGGATCCTCCGAGGTAGTCGCCGCGGCGGATGTCTCCTTCGACGTCGCCCCCGCTGAGGCGCTCGGCGTGATCGGCGAGTCCGGGTCCGGCAAGTCGACCGTGATGCGCTGCATCGTCGGCGACGAGCTCGACGCCACCGGCAGTGTCCGGATCGGGGCCGTGGACCGCGGGGAGACGAACCTGCTCCAGCTGACGCCGTCGGAACGGCGCGCGCTGCGCACCCACGTGCTCAGCGTGGTCTACCAGGATCCGGCCGCCGGGCTCGATCTGGCGATCTCCGCCGGCGGGAACATCGCCGACGCGCTGGTGGCCGCCGGCTGGCGGTCCTACCACCGGATCCGGCGCCGGGCCGCCGAGCTGTTGGAACGGGTCGAGGTCCCGTTGAACCGGATCGACGACGTCGTGGGGCAGTTCTCCGGAGGGATGCGCCAGCGGGTGCAGATCGCCAAGGCGCTCGCCACCGATCCGCAGGTGCTGCTGCTGGACGAACCCACCACCGGACTGGACGCCGCAGTGGCGGCCGGCGTGCTGGACCTGCTGCGTGAGCTGCTCGCCGAACGTGAGCTCGCCGTCGTCGTGGTCAGCCACGACTTCGCGGTGATCGACGCGCTCACCGACCGTGCCGTCGTGATGCGCCACGGGCGCGTCGTCGAGTCAGGACTGACCGACCAACTGTTCGCCGACCCGCACCACCCCTACACCCAGCAGCTCGTCGCGGCGGCACGGGCATGA
- a CDS encoding MFS transporter: MSLDRLFHRDMVLLLVATVGALANYALMLPVAPLWAAEGGASEALVGTITGAMMATTVLTQLSMGWIFRVATLRQMILIGSLLLAAATPFYIASTAVASLVLISGVRGVGFALVVVAGAALAAELAPAGKLATATGVYGVAAGLPNVVALPAGVWLAQTWGFTPMFITASVLAVLAVPLAFAISGGRSHAGSGSGSGHLPMRTWAKFLAPTAVFAATAVALGGATTFVPIAVPDPGVATLSLFSLSALMVLGRLLAGRIGDRVSAGRLLLPAAVLSAVGMLGVALTTGPEAGVLTVVAAAVFGLGFGAVQNDSLVTVMTRAGSKGLGSASTVWNIAYDGGVGIGAVLLGVVVAASSYTWGFVVLAVAIAALAPVAFRLRGASAASPGGAAGVIDGDR, translated from the coding sequence GTGAGCCTCGACCGCCTCTTCCACCGGGACATGGTGCTGCTGCTGGTCGCCACCGTCGGCGCCCTCGCGAACTACGCCCTGATGCTCCCGGTCGCACCGTTGTGGGCGGCCGAAGGTGGTGCGAGCGAGGCCCTGGTCGGCACGATCACCGGCGCCATGATGGCCACCACGGTGCTCACCCAACTCTCGATGGGCTGGATCTTCCGGGTCGCGACACTGCGACAGATGATCCTGATCGGCTCACTACTTCTCGCTGCCGCCACCCCGTTCTACATCGCATCGACGGCCGTCGCCTCGCTGGTGCTGATCTCCGGTGTGCGCGGTGTGGGGTTCGCCCTCGTGGTGGTGGCCGGCGCCGCCCTCGCTGCCGAGCTCGCGCCGGCAGGCAAGCTCGCGACGGCGACCGGTGTGTACGGCGTGGCGGCCGGGCTTCCGAATGTGGTGGCTCTGCCTGCCGGGGTGTGGCTCGCGCAGACGTGGGGCTTCACGCCGATGTTCATCACCGCCAGCGTGCTGGCAGTGCTCGCGGTCCCGCTGGCGTTCGCGATCTCCGGCGGGCGCTCCCACGCCGGGTCCGGCAGCGGCAGCGGGCACCTGCCGATGCGCACCTGGGCGAAGTTCCTGGCTCCGACGGCGGTGTTCGCGGCGACGGCCGTGGCCCTGGGCGGCGCGACGACGTTCGTCCCGATCGCGGTGCCGGACCCGGGCGTCGCGACCCTGTCACTGTTCTCGCTCTCGGCGCTGATGGTGCTTGGGCGGTTGTTGGCCGGGCGGATCGGTGACCGAGTCAGTGCCGGACGGTTGCTCCTGCCGGCCGCGGTGCTCAGCGCCGTCGGGATGCTCGGGGTGGCGCTGACCACCGGACCTGAGGCCGGTGTGCTCACGGTCGTCGCGGCCGCCGTCTTCGGTCTGGGTTTTGGGGCGGTGCAGAACGACTCGCTGGTCACCGTGATGACACGGGCGGGGAGCAAGGGCCTGGGCTCGGCCAGCACGGTGTGGAACATCGCCTACGACGGCGGCGTCGGCATCGGTGCCGTGCTGCTCGGGGTGGTGGTGGCGGCGTCGAGCTACACCTGGGGCTTCGTGGTGCTTGCGGTCGCGATCGCGGCGCTCGCGCCGGTGGCGTTCCGGCTGCGGGGTGCCTCCGCGGCCTCCCCCGGTGGGGCTGCGGGAGTCATCGACGGCGATCGCTGA
- a CDS encoding inositol monophosphatase family protein, giving the protein MTVTALPEPALPADLNPILAEACRAASTAARHAWSALDRQARAEEVRMGADGTPTMRIDELVEDAIVAVAEAHRINVLSEEVGFLDHGSARTLVVDPLDGSANAAAGVPLSCFSGALVADGTPVEALTCWLETGRSISARAGVPVTYRTSGRTALAGSALSMLRPKVGARGDTTGVWTALSGRAGRVRILSTSCLESMLVADGSIDAFADPGSDTHRLVDLIAAQLIVPAAGGHVCDAFGRDLDFSHDLTRRYSGVVAASRDLAEEIGALITATI; this is encoded by the coding sequence ATGACGGTTACCGCGCTGCCCGAGCCCGCACTCCCTGCCGATCTGAACCCCATACTCGCGGAGGCGTGCCGGGCGGCGTCGACCGCAGCGCGGCACGCATGGTCGGCACTGGATCGCCAGGCGCGGGCGGAGGAGGTGCGGATGGGGGCAGACGGCACGCCCACGATGCGCATCGACGAACTCGTCGAGGACGCGATCGTCGCCGTCGCCGAGGCTCACCGGATCAACGTGCTCAGCGAGGAGGTGGGTTTCCTCGATCACGGCAGTGCCCGCACCCTGGTGGTCGATCCGCTCGACGGCTCCGCGAACGCGGCCGCCGGTGTACCGCTCTCCTGTTTCTCCGGTGCGCTCGTGGCGGACGGCACGCCGGTCGAAGCCCTCACCTGCTGGTTGGAGACGGGGCGCAGCATCAGCGCGCGGGCGGGTGTGCCGGTGACGTACCGGACCAGCGGCCGGACCGCCCTGGCCGGGTCCGCATTGTCGATGCTGCGCCCGAAGGTCGGGGCACGGGGCGACACCACCGGGGTCTGGACGGCCCTGAGCGGACGGGCAGGCCGGGTGCGGATCCTCTCGACCAGTTGCCTGGAGTCGATGCTGGTGGCGGACGGCTCGATCGATGCGTTCGCCGACCCGGGATCGGACACGCACCGCCTCGTGGACCTGATCGCGGCCCAGCTGATCGTGCCGGCGGCCGGCGGGCACGTCTGCGACGCCTTCGGCCGCGACCTCGACTTCTCCCATGACCTGACCCGTCGCTACTCGGGTGTGGTGGCAGCCAGCCGCGACCTGGCCGAGGAGATCGGCGCGCTGATCACTGCCACGATCTGA
- a CDS encoding phosphodiester glycosidase family protein produces the protein MGDKKTFTRLKPASPSESPLRRIAAAAATLAALAMLAGGLSAPTAAVEPTPQTEWMPEQLDSWSSITRRTATDPVPVTNGVTASSEVIDAVAGRVPIHLVTADTQDPNVRLGTVVSNDSVIDPGNETLTSMADRTGAVAGINGDYFEIHASGQATGGEIVDGEIWKSPRPDYEGTIAVLEDGSLAYGTQEFGGSVTAGDATREVSSINTLDDASEDGITMITPRLGAVADTWLDGSHVVALGTSSDGGATIEIAEVSTATALDDGFYGLVAGTADSAGGRWILDNVEVGMTLSTTSQISPNDNIEQLIQGAGRILKDGAIYQDPTEQMPSSLHPESAVGTTADGRLVMVALDGQRHADTAVGVGWAQVASYLQSLGVTDAILLDGGGSTELVVRQPGDTDVSVANSPSDLAERPVANGLFVYSTAEAPATATDVVVGNGTTVSTAVGASTPLPAYALDEFGNPSADPVEVTVRPQRLGTWEDGVFTATNRGAGRLIVRAGSAMSSISIKVDPAFSDLTITPEQDGVSNGESQQFVVHGSTGDAAPVRVEADSVTWELDRDDLGSMDSATGTFAAASSGSGAVELTATAGGLSATAEINVGVVMRPLVVADSAADWELRSTGEGVTTVPSGDHPAETTDVPPDATQSTAIEVDYSFPNAPVQHRIWLSPNNGAGVLADRNEFGQVPENLHFRFKVDSDAPPQSWIVFNVTDAAGHTMGLWTALEPSDYGTWVEMDKSINRGVFTEYPLTIRDISFVGQYATHASTGTFTLADLRVDYPAGTPVDEAPYTAINPDNPEWLTYEQDPANFQPGGQTFVIGDDGHLIAAEPDSTSAVNIEGMVQRTAGTAYTTSAGQTVEPLPEVARPEVALSLGDISDTGNLDDLVFAKEQWEQFGVPLYDVVGNHEISQGSEPADGNFYSVFGQDTHFTFTRPGMTFIGLDNSMGSITGSDPQQVPGVEQFPWFVEQLESVTSPVVFVGIHMPAYDHSPSNSSQFSNRWEAEQFLQVIQNYRVEHPDQRVVVMYGHARGFANQLLDPHGDPGDAETGIPQFTIADIGTPPYVAADQGGFYHFALFHVNTDGTVQFSVLPILKSVTIDQGTADALDDTRVDSVPVGSTRQYTATAVNENGSNITDPPVMPVADPMSHVWSSSDPDVATIDPVTGEVTAVAAGVSTISVRTGGITASLTLTVTE, from the coding sequence ATGGGAGACAAAAAGACGTTCACACGGTTGAAACCCGCCTCACCCTCCGAGAGTCCGCTCCGCCGTATCGCTGCCGCAGCTGCCACGCTCGCCGCATTGGCCATGCTCGCCGGCGGCCTTTCCGCGCCGACCGCAGCGGTGGAGCCCACTCCGCAGACGGAGTGGATGCCCGAGCAACTGGACTCCTGGTCCAGCATCACACGGCGAACCGCCACTGATCCGGTGCCCGTGACGAACGGAGTCACGGCCTCCAGCGAAGTCATCGATGCGGTGGCGGGTCGCGTCCCGATCCACCTGGTGACGGCCGACACCCAGGACCCGAACGTTCGACTGGGCACGGTGGTCTCGAACGACTCGGTGATCGACCCGGGAAACGAGACGCTGACCTCGATGGCTGACCGCACGGGTGCGGTGGCGGGTATCAACGGTGACTACTTCGAGATCCACGCCTCCGGGCAGGCCACCGGCGGCGAGATCGTCGACGGCGAGATCTGGAAGAGCCCTCGGCCGGACTACGAGGGAACGATCGCCGTGCTGGAGGACGGCTCCCTCGCGTACGGCACGCAGGAGTTCGGCGGCTCGGTGACAGCCGGTGACGCGACCCGGGAGGTGTCCTCGATCAACACCCTCGATGACGCCTCCGAGGACGGGATCACGATGATCACTCCTCGTCTGGGGGCCGTGGCCGACACCTGGCTCGACGGGTCGCACGTCGTGGCACTGGGCACCTCTTCGGATGGTGGCGCCACGATCGAGATCGCCGAGGTGTCCACCGCGACCGCACTTGATGACGGCTTCTACGGTCTGGTGGCCGGCACTGCGGACAGCGCCGGCGGACGCTGGATCCTCGACAATGTCGAGGTCGGGATGACGTTGAGTACGACGAGCCAGATCAGTCCGAACGACAACATCGAGCAGCTCATCCAGGGTGCGGGCCGGATCCTCAAGGACGGCGCGATCTACCAGGACCCGACCGAGCAGATGCCCTCCAGCCTGCACCCGGAGTCGGCCGTAGGCACCACAGCGGACGGGCGCCTGGTCATGGTCGCCCTCGACGGGCAGCGTCACGCCGATACTGCCGTCGGTGTCGGCTGGGCCCAGGTCGCCTCCTACCTGCAGTCTCTGGGCGTCACGGATGCCATCCTGCTCGACGGTGGTGGATCGACGGAGCTGGTGGTCCGCCAGCCCGGCGACACCGACGTGTCCGTCGCCAACAGCCCGTCCGACCTGGCCGAGCGTCCGGTCGCCAATGGCCTGTTCGTCTACTCCACGGCCGAGGCTCCGGCCACGGCGACCGACGTCGTCGTGGGTAACGGGACCACTGTCTCGACCGCCGTCGGCGCGTCCACGCCTCTCCCTGCCTATGCGCTGGACGAGTTCGGCAACCCCAGCGCTGACCCGGTCGAGGTGACGGTACGCCCGCAGCGGCTGGGCACCTGGGAAGACGGGGTGTTCACCGCGACGAACAGGGGCGCGGGCAGGCTGATCGTGCGCGCCGGCTCAGCCATGTCCAGCATCTCCATCAAGGTCGACCCTGCCTTCAGCGACCTGACGATCACCCCGGAGCAGGATGGCGTGTCGAACGGTGAGTCGCAGCAGTTCGTGGTGCACGGCTCCACCGGCGATGCCGCACCTGTGAGAGTGGAAGCGGACTCGGTGACCTGGGAGCTGGACCGTGACGACCTGGGTTCGATGGATTCCGCGACCGGCACATTTGCGGCAGCGTCCTCGGGCAGCGGCGCGGTCGAGCTGACCGCCACCGCAGGCGGTCTGAGCGCGACTGCCGAGATCAACGTGGGTGTGGTGATGCGACCGTTGGTCGTGGCCGACAGCGCGGCGGACTGGGAGCTGCGATCCACCGGCGAGGGGGTCACCACAGTCCCCTCGGGCGACCATCCGGCCGAAACCACCGATGTCCCGCCGGACGCCACCCAGTCCACGGCCATCGAGGTGGACTACTCCTTCCCGAATGCCCCCGTTCAGCACCGGATCTGGCTCAGCCCGAACAATGGTGCCGGTGTCCTGGCCGACCGGAACGAGTTCGGTCAGGTGCCGGAGAACTTGCACTTCCGGTTCAAAGTGGACAGTGACGCACCGCCACAGTCGTGGATCGTGTTCAACGTCACCGACGCTGCCGGTCACACCATGGGTCTGTGGACCGCTCTCGAACCGAGCGACTATGGCACCTGGGTGGAGATGGACAAGAGCATCAATCGCGGTGTCTTCACGGAGTACCCCTTGACGATCCGGGACATCAGCTTCGTCGGGCAGTACGCCACGCATGCTAGTACCGGGACCTTCACGCTGGCCGACCTGCGGGTCGACTACCCCGCCGGCACGCCGGTTGACGAAGCCCCGTACACCGCGATCAACCCCGATAACCCGGAATGGCTGACCTACGAACAGGATCCCGCCAACTTCCAACCGGGCGGCCAGACCTTCGTGATCGGGGATGACGGACACCTCATTGCGGCCGAGCCTGATTCGACGAGTGCGGTGAACATCGAGGGGATGGTCCAGCGCACCGCGGGGACCGCGTACACCACCTCGGCTGGCCAGACCGTTGAGCCGCTTCCGGAGGTGGCGCGCCCGGAGGTGGCGCTGAGCCTCGGGGACATCTCGGACACCGGCAACCTCGATGACCTGGTGTTCGCGAAGGAACAGTGGGAGCAGTTCGGGGTGCCGCTGTATGACGTGGTGGGCAACCACGAGATCAGCCAGGGCTCCGAACCGGCGGACGGCAACTTCTACTCCGTCTTCGGTCAGGACACTCACTTCACCTTCACCCGGCCCGGGATGACCTTCATCGGGCTGGACAACTCGATGGGTTCGATCACCGGATCCGACCCCCAGCAGGTACCCGGGGTTGAGCAGTTCCCGTGGTTCGTCGAACAGCTCGAGTCCGTGACCAGCCCGGTGGTGTTCGTCGGCATCCATATGCCTGCCTATGACCACTCGCCGAGCAACTCCAGTCAGTTCTCGAACCGTTGGGAGGCCGAACAGTTCCTGCAGGTGATCCAGAACTACCGGGTCGAGCATCCCGACCAGCGCGTGGTGGTCATGTACGGGCACGCGCGCGGGTTCGCGAACCAGTTGCTGGATCCGCATGGTGATCCGGGCGATGCGGAGACGGGCATTCCGCAATTCACCATCGCCGACATCGGCACTCCGCCGTATGTGGCGGCGGATCAGGGTGGCTTCTACCACTTCGCGCTGTTCCACGTGAACACCGACGGTACGGTCCAGTTCAGCGTGCTGCCGATACTGAAGTCGGTGACCATCGACCAAGGCACGGCGGATGCTCTGGACGACACCAGGGTGGACTCGGTGCCGGTCGGATCGACCAGGCAGTACACGGCAACGGCCGTGAACGAGAACGGTTCCAACATCACCGATCCGCCCGTCATGCCGGTGGCCGATCCGATGTCCCACGTCTGGTCCAGCTCGGACCCGGATGTGGCCACGATCGACCCGGTCACGGGGGAGGTCACCGCGGTGGCCGCAGGGGTGAGCACGATCTCGGTCCGCACAGGTGGCATCACCGCGAGCCTGACGCTCACCGTCACCGAGTAG
- a CDS encoding PPOX class F420-dependent oxidoreductase, whose protein sequence is MPRRDRHRDDEYFALTTFRRDGTPVSTPIWLAPAGGRLYGYTPGRSWKVRRIARDPRVEFAESTFRGVPTGAWRRGEARVLSGAELRVAKRAMTAKYGNRFRWFTIVTLLGRPRRRGGRAVGLELTVNPEERSRET, encoded by the coding sequence ATGCCACGTCGCGACCGTCATCGAGACGATGAGTACTTTGCGCTGACCACGTTCCGGCGAGATGGGACACCAGTGTCCACGCCGATCTGGCTCGCCCCTGCGGGCGGTCGACTGTACGGGTATACGCCGGGTCGTTCGTGGAAGGTGCGCCGGATCGCCCGAGATCCGCGGGTCGAGTTCGCGGAATCGACGTTCCGCGGCGTGCCGACGGGCGCCTGGCGGCGAGGGGAGGCTCGGGTCCTGTCCGGTGCAGAACTGCGCGTGGCGAAGCGGGCGATGACGGCCAAGTACGGCAACCGATTCCGGTGGTTCACGATCGTCACGCTGCTGGGCCGGCCGCGCCGGCGCGGTGGTCGCGCTGTCGGCCTTGAGCTGACCGTGAACCCCGAAGAACGCTCACGTGAGACGTAG
- a CDS encoding ATP-binding cassette domain-containing protein, translating into MTSPHPEPILTVTELTKSFTLHAIDRRVQSLRSVSFTLRRGEHLALAGASGAGKSSLLRCIYRNYLPDSGTVVLHDGHKSVDLTALDDRSMARLRGRDFGYVSQFLNAPPRVGPLRLVSDAALRRGLDRGQAREAAAAALLRLGIEERLWDVDCSVLSGGERQRVNLAAGTVSPPRLLLLDEPVSALDPANRTLALEVIEALRHQDVSVLAVYHDMSIIRRVAGRVLVMADGQITADGPPQDVLVPGHAVLEEAYA; encoded by the coding sequence ATGACCTCACCCCACCCCGAGCCGATCCTCACCGTGACCGAGCTGACGAAGTCGTTCACGCTGCACGCCATCGACCGGCGGGTGCAGTCGCTGCGTTCGGTCTCCTTCACCCTGCGCCGGGGCGAGCACCTCGCACTGGCAGGTGCCAGCGGGGCGGGCAAGTCGAGCCTGCTGCGGTGCATCTACCGCAACTACCTGCCCGACTCCGGCACGGTGGTGCTGCACGACGGGCACAAGTCCGTGGACCTGACGGCGCTGGACGACCGGTCGATGGCACGCCTGCGCGGGCGGGACTTCGGCTACGTCTCCCAGTTCCTCAACGCCCCACCGCGGGTGGGACCGCTGCGACTGGTCAGCGATGCGGCGCTGCGCCGGGGCCTCGACCGCGGACAGGCACGGGAGGCCGCCGCCGCTGCGCTCCTGCGGCTGGGCATCGAGGAGCGGTTGTGGGACGTGGACTGCTCGGTGCTCTCCGGTGGTGAGCGCCAGCGGGTCAATCTGGCTGCCGGAACCGTCAGCCCGCCACGGCTGTTGTTGCTGGACGAACCGGTCTCGGCTCTCGATCCGGCGAACCGGACCCTCGCGCTGGAGGTGATCGAGGCCCTGCGCCACCAGGACGTCTCCGTGCTGGCCGTCTACCACGACATGAGCATCATCCGCCGGGTGGCCGGACGGGTGCTGGTCATGGCCGACGGTCAGATCACCGCGGACGGACCACCGCAGGACGTGCTCGTCCCCGGGCACGCCGTCCTGGAGGAGGCCTACGCATGA